A region from the Lycium barbarum isolate Lr01 chromosome 8, ASM1917538v2, whole genome shotgun sequence genome encodes:
- the LOC132605873 gene encoding uncharacterized protein LOC132605873 isoform X2 has translation MRSSNERRTPVAVNGGGGCYSYESEPDLAAMVSDFMESSSTSSAESRYSSDNNDSGYSDLSLLADRISLYKNSVDQYESDLTMVVHSLILSMTDSCHIGKPETCNASCVRSYLVKLLQSCGYNADMRATKWQGCGRIPGGEHEYIEVISHGNNGCSERYIIDIDFRSHFEIARAVKSYDVVLNCLPAVYVGTITKLKLYLQAMVEAAKCSLKQNSMPLPPWRSLAYLEAKWESSSQKVVNIQVQSSVSPSNSSHRHCTELLWRIKSCIGSEIKPKGFLVPMNCRKRQGLKIGLSHSSPVTP, from the exons ATGAGAAGTAGTAACGAACGCCGTACTCCGGTGGCCGTTAACGGCGGAGGAGGCTGTTATAGTTATGAGAGTGAACCTGACTTGGCAGCTATGGTTAGTGATTTCATGGAAAGTAGTAGTACTAGTAGTGCTGAGTCGAGGTATAGCAGTGATAATAATGATTCCGGTTACTCTGATCTCTCTCTTCTAGCTGATAGAATATCG CTGTACAAGAACTCAGTGGATCAGTATGAAAGTGACTTAACAATGGTGGTTCATTCCCTTATTCTTTCAATGACCGATTCTTGCCATATTGGCAAGCCCGAGACTTGCAATGCGAGCTGCGTCAGATCTTATCTAGTGAAGCTCCTCCAGTCTTGCGGTTATAATGCAGATATGCGTGCAACCAAGTGGCAGGGTTGTGGAAGAATTCCTGGAG GTGAACATGAGTACATTGAGGTGATCTCCCATGGAAATAATGGATGCTCCGAAAGGTATATCATTGATATTGACTTCCGGAGCCACTTCGAAATTGCAAGAGCGGTCAAATCCTACGATGTGGTCTTGAATTGTCTTCCAGCAGTTTATGTTGGCACAATAACAAAGCTTAAGCTGTATCTTCAGGCTATGGTAGAAGCAGCAAAATGTTCTCTCAAACAGAATTCAATGCCTCTTCCTCCATGGCGATCCCTTGCCTATCTAGAAGCCAAGTGGGAATCATCCAGTCAAAAAGTAGTCAATATTCAGGTCCAAAGTAGCGTCAGCCCCTCTAATTCCTCCCATCGGCATTGTACTGAACTGCTGTGGAGGATAAAATCCTGTATTGGATCTGAAATCAAACCCAAAGGATTCTTGGTACCTATGAACTGTAGAAAGAGGCAGGGGCTAAAAATCGGATTGAGTCATTCTTCTCCGGTGACTCCATGA
- the LOC132605873 gene encoding uncharacterized protein LOC132605873 isoform X1 produces MRSSNERRTPVAVNGGGGCYSYESEPDLAAMVSDFMESSSTSSAESRYSSDNNDSGYSDLSLLADRISYLESFTHLLDAFLMQQLTSTKKISAKWHSHRCKQNYYPVPNSWLYKNSVDQYESDLTMVVHSLILSMTDSCHIGKPETCNASCVRSYLVKLLQSCGYNADMRATKWQGCGRIPGGEHEYIEVISHGNNGCSERYIIDIDFRSHFEIARAVKSYDVVLNCLPAVYVGTITKLKLYLQAMVEAAKCSLKQNSMPLPPWRSLAYLEAKWESSSQKVVNIQVQSSVSPSNSSHRHCTELLWRIKSCIGSEIKPKGFLVPMNCRKRQGLKIGLSHSSPVTP; encoded by the exons ATGAGAAGTAGTAACGAACGCCGTACTCCGGTGGCCGTTAACGGCGGAGGAGGCTGTTATAGTTATGAGAGTGAACCTGACTTGGCAGCTATGGTTAGTGATTTCATGGAAAGTAGTAGTACTAGTAGTGCTGAGTCGAGGTATAGCAGTGATAATAATGATTCCGGTTACTCTGATCTCTCTCTTCTAGCTGATAGAATATCG TATTTGGAGTCATTCACgcatcttcttgatgcttttTTAATGCAACAACTTacttcaacaaaaaaaataagtgCAAAATGGCATAGCCACCGCTGTAAGCAAAATTACTATCCTGTACCAAATTCATGG CTGTACAAGAACTCAGTGGATCAGTATGAAAGTGACTTAACAATGGTGGTTCATTCCCTTATTCTTTCAATGACCGATTCTTGCCATATTGGCAAGCCCGAGACTTGCAATGCGAGCTGCGTCAGATCTTATCTAGTGAAGCTCCTCCAGTCTTGCGGTTATAATGCAGATATGCGTGCAACCAAGTGGCAGGGTTGTGGAAGAATTCCTGGAG GTGAACATGAGTACATTGAGGTGATCTCCCATGGAAATAATGGATGCTCCGAAAGGTATATCATTGATATTGACTTCCGGAGCCACTTCGAAATTGCAAGAGCGGTCAAATCCTACGATGTGGTCTTGAATTGTCTTCCAGCAGTTTATGTTGGCACAATAACAAAGCTTAAGCTGTATCTTCAGGCTATGGTAGAAGCAGCAAAATGTTCTCTCAAACAGAATTCAATGCCTCTTCCTCCATGGCGATCCCTTGCCTATCTAGAAGCCAAGTGGGAATCATCCAGTCAAAAAGTAGTCAATATTCAGGTCCAAAGTAGCGTCAGCCCCTCTAATTCCTCCCATCGGCATTGTACTGAACTGCTGTGGAGGATAAAATCCTGTATTGGATCTGAAATCAAACCCAAAGGATTCTTGGTACCTATGAACTGTAGAAAGAGGCAGGGGCTAAAAATCGGATTGAGTCATTCTTCTCCGGTGACTCCATGA
- the LOC132607656 gene encoding agamous-like MADS-box protein AGL29, whose amino-acid sequence MFLIILLISLALENKNTIDRQAISMKKVEKKDDQNATFLKHRRGLYKKASKLVTECNVDIGIVMLSPTSKPFSFFHPTTDVVVSRFLNPNMQLSESTCLVAAHARNRVNQLNNRLKELDSIEEAAIAQTILYDQVTETRQRGRWESIEQLNANEVTKFEAWLNTASSNMYCRLKELENGVSPSSTSEV is encoded by the coding sequence ATGTTTTTAATCATTCTCCTTATAAGTTTAGCATTGGAGAATAAGAACACTATAGATCGTCAAGCGATATCAATGAAAAAGGTAGAAAAGAAAGATGACCAAAATGCTACATTCTTAAAGCATCGTAGGGGTTTGTACAAAAAGGCTAGCAAACTCGTTACAGAATGCAATGTTGATATTGGAATAGTCATGCTTTCCCCTACTAGTAAGCCTTTTTCGTTTTTTCACCCAACAACTGATGTTGTTGTTTCCCGTTTTCTGAATCCTAATATGCAATTAAGTGAAAGTACTTGCCTAGTCGCGGCTCATGCTCGAAATAGAGTGAACCAACTCAACAACAGGCTTAAAGAACTTGATAGCATAGAAGAGGCTGCAATCGCTCAAACAATTTTATATGACCAAGTGACAGAAACTAGACAGAGAGGTCGGTGGGAGTCAATTGAGCAGCTTAATGCAAATGAAGTAACAAAATTTGAAGCTTGGTTAAATACCGCCAGTTCTAATATGTACTGTCGTTTGAAGGAATTGGAAAATGGAGTTTCACCCTCATCCACATCTGAAGTTTGA